The nucleotide sequence TCGAGACGTCGAGCAGCCGCTCGCGCAGGTCCGGAAGCGGGGGGTCTTCGAGGATCTCCCACGCGGCAAGACGCGTGTTGCGAAGCAGGGGCGCGACCTGTTCTCGCGTCACGTAGTTGCGAAGAAGGAGCATGCCGCGCTCGGGAGCGAGCGCGTCGGCGGCCACGACCTGCTCGCCAAGGGTGCGGTCGACGGCCTCCACGGAGAGCAGGACGACGTCGCTTGAGGCGAGGCAAAAGGCGAGGCCCTGCACGCGCTCGGGGTAGCGCGCGGGGACGAGCACCGTGAGGCTGCGATCGCCGTCCTTGGCGTTGAACTGGACGACGTCCGTCTCGGAGCCTTTCTTGCCAAGCGCGGAGGCGACGGGAAGGGCGGCGGCCGCGCCCGGAGACCCGAGGACGGCCGCGTTCACGCTGCGCATGCGGCCGGGAAGGCCGTCCAAGGCATGAAGCCTGCGACGGCCTTTTCGGCGACGCGCCGCGTGCGGGGGCTTCCGGCCTTTGCGCCTACTCGTCGTCGTCGGCGCTTGACATCTGCGCCGCGATCGCGTTTGCAAGCATCTCCGGGTCGAGGCCCTCGGGGAGCCCCGCCTGGCCGCTTGCCTCGCGCTCGACGCGCATCTTCTCGAAGTACATGTCAAGCGCCGCTTCCACCGTCTCGGAGATGTTGCTCTCCTTGAAGAGCTTCAAGGCGTGGAGCTTGATGTGCTGCCGGATGGGCAGCTTCACCTTGATGCTCTTGCGTGCGGTGAGGTCGCGCTTTCCGCCCTGGTAGAACAGTCCCCAGTCCGGCGTGTCGCTTCGGTTCGGTTGCGTCATGCGTGTGGTTCCCCCGTTCGATTCGTAGGTCGTCAAATGCTGTTCCTCCGGCGGAGGATCCAGACGGTCTCCCCGACGACAAGCGCCGCCAGAAGCAGCGTCGCGTACAGGAACACCGGCGGTCCCTCGGGCTCGACCGCGCGCAGGCTCACCACGCGCGTGCTGAAGTGCGGGATCGAGACGAGCACCTGCGCGCCGGCCTCGCCGACGAGCACGAAGTACTCGGCGGCGCCGCCGTCGTCGCTTGGGTTCAGGATGTCGGCGTACGAGGAGGCCTGCACGGCCACCTCGCCGTCCAGCGTGATCTGCGCGTTGCCCTGCGCGATGCCGGAGATCGTGGCCCCGTCGAGCGAGATCACGATCGTCTTGCCCGCGGACACCGTGCTCGACACCGTGACGTCCACGCGGCTCTTCGTCGCCGCGGTGACGAGCTGCACGTCGTTGTAGTAGCTCGCCGTGATGGACGTGGTCACGCTGCCCTCAGCGGCGGCCGCGGCCACGAGCGCGGCCCGCGCCTCGGCGGCGGCCTGGGCGCTCGCGGACGCCTGGGCGTTGGCCTGCGCGGAGGCCTGGGCGGCGGCCTTGGCGGCGGCCGAGAGCGAGGCCTGCGTCTGCACGAAGACCTGCCCGCCGACCTTGCCGGAGGCGATGGCCGCATTGAGCATCGCGCGTTGCTGGACCGAGAGCTCCGTCTCGATGCCAACGTGCGTGCGGAAGATCACCTGCGCGCCCGCCTTGAGGTGGGCCACGATCGTGCCGTCGGCGCGGAACTCGAACGACGAGCCCGCCGCCGCGCGGCCGTCCACGCTCGTGAGGATCATCGTCGCGGCCTGGCCGCGCACGTCGAGATCCACGACGGCCTCGCCGCGCGCCTGGACGCGCACGTCTCCGGCCATGCGGAACTCGGCCTGCGTGTCGGCCTTGGCGACGACCTTGAGGTTGGCCGTCGTCGTGTCCGTGACCGTGATCGCGGCCTCGTTGTTCTCGAGGTGGAGCACGGCGGCGCCTTCGGCGCCGGCGGAGACGAAGGCGCTTGCGCCGGCCTTGACCTCGGCGAACACCTCGCCGGAGGCGGCAAGCGCGAAGTCGGCGACGACGCCGGCGCGCACGTCCGTCTTGAGGCTCACGTAGCTTCCCACGGCGCTTCCGTCGTGGTACAGCTTGA is from Candidatus Thermoplasmatota archaeon and encodes:
- a CDS encoding EF-Tu/IF-2/RF-3 family GTPase, with the translated sequence MDGLPGRMRSVNAAVLGSPGAAAALPVASALGKKGSETDVVQFNAKDGDRSLTVLVPARYPERVQGLAFCLASSDVVLLSVEAVDRTLGEQVVAADALAPERGMLLLRNYVTREQVAPLLRNTRLAAWEILEDPPLPDLRERLLDVSSPPRPGPTKVVIDQHFNVKGVGTVALGIVARGEVRRHQDLTVHPTERVAQVRSIQVHDTDVDVAPAGSRVGLALKGVESDELDRGFVLAPKDAARSAAPGDSLRFRARVPPFFKQG